The genomic segment ATACAGAAGCGCCCTATCAGGTGTGGCAAGAGAATAGAGGCAGGTGTTATCACTGAACTTATGTCGAACTCAGAAGGACAACCGGTGTTGCCTTGGACAACATACATCGCCCACATAGGCAAATCAACAATGACGCCCACCCAATGGCTTTTCTTCACTAGAACCGGTATGTAGAGAAAATCAACTTGCGTGAACCACTGGGGACGGTATAAAAACGCTGTCCTCAAAGTTGGGGAGAATGCAAAAGCATCCTTGGCTGAACAAGCATTGAAATCGAGGTAGTCACTGAGGATGGTAGAAACAAATGATGAGTCGAGGAAGTCAAATCTAGTCGGGGGCAGACCATCCCTACGCTTACGAATGAATGCGACCACACGATCGATTGCCTATCACagtacaaaataaattttacattagaAGGTTACTTCACACTTGCAACATGCACACACTTGCTAAAATTTGAGTAAGGACTTTTCAGAAGGAACACGGCTGCAGTCAAAAATTGGCATTAACGTCTGAAGGTCGAAAGCAGGAACTAGGTCAGCTTCTTGACTCCTGCACAGATAGACAAACAACCCAGGAACTCTAAGACTTGAAGCAATTACATACCTTTGTAAAAAAGTTGGGGCACCAGTGAGAGATAGAGTAGGTTCAACTTACTTGGAATCCTTGACAGCCTGAAGGAATGCATCGCGCTTAACAGGATTTGGAGGGAGAAATGGGGTAAAACCCCCAATGAGAGGAGTGGACTCTGTAATTGGGAAAGTTGGGACAGCAACGGCAGGAAccacctccttctccttctccttttcCTTCATATTTGCAATCTTCTtaatcttctccttctctttcttcttctccttctcgttCACCTTTTCCTTCGGAACACGACATACACGTTTGTTTTCTTGCTTAGTGGGACCTTCACCTGGCGTATAGAAGTCAGGACTATGTCGATCCCGCTTGCTATAACGTGTTCTTCCCTCAGGTGGCACAACAGTACTGTCCTTCCCACCACGACCACCCTGGATGGAATGCAAAACGTTACTGACTATATACATACTTGTACAAAACAATAGAGTAAGGATCGGCTGACCTTTTTTGGGATGAGAGTGGAGTTTTTGTTCAAGACGTCATCCCCTGCGCTTGATACCTGACCTCCAGCATCATCCTACATTGTATATACATTAGAACTAGCATATACAACAGACAATATATATTGAATGTTACTGTATTGTAAATGGTATTGAAAACCTTCAATTGAGTAAGCACTGTTTGAACTATGGACGAGGAAGAGGCTTCCGTTATTGGGGCTGATACATCTGATGGAACCTATGGAATTGACAAAAACAGTGAAGTTAAATTAAGTTGGAAACATTCCATGTTACtcttataaaagaaataattcaAATCAGAATAACTATGAACTTAATCAAACGTAAGTGAGGTTAAGGGAAATGGAATAGAATCACAAATGGAATAGAAAATTAGATACATGGAGATGAAGTTCAGACTAACGAAATCTGAGGAAGGTAAAAATTGAGGTTAATGTAAGGACCACAATACACTTACAGTAACAACTTTTGCTGCAGGAGGTGGGATATCAGACAGAGGTGCTGACAATGGTGCCAAATGCATAGACGGAATTTGAAGAGTGGATGTGAAGACAACTGGTTGGGGAGGGATGAAAGCAGCAGCTGGTTCCGTGCTTGGATGTAATACATCGGCTGAGACCTGTAACTGGGAGTGGATTAGATAAAGTAGGAGATGCAGTTAATGGGATTTTAAACACTGGCAACCATAACTATGTGAAAGTGAAGACTGTGCATTGTGAAAGACAAACCTGAGAAATATTGGCAGAAGGAAAAGACGGCTGCATAGCGGTTAGTGCGGCTTCGTCGGTTGCACTCACACATGGAGTGCCTCCAACAATCGCTGGAATTGAAGACGATGGCTGTACAGTGAACAATCAATAATGGTTCAATCGGAATTACAATAGAGGAAGTTTTATAAGATTAACATATCTATATACCAACAAGGAAGTGTGAGGCATTAAAGGTGGTAGACGAACCTCAATAACAGCAACAGAGTGGTCCAACCCAGGAGATGATAGGGGCATCACCGCACCAGTCCCCTACAATAGACCCGGCAGAGAACCATCACACTCAGTTGGAATAAAACCAAGAGACATATCAGAGAATGCCTTACTTTATCAAAATGCAAAGCCTGGTTATTTAAAATTACCTCACACAATGGCTCAGTTGGGACAATGTTCGGATTACCCAATGCCGTTTCAACTTGTCCAGACTTCTGCAGATGGAAAACGAGATCTTATTTCACTAACGGAATGGAATGGAATAGTGGCGATATGGAATGGAAACATAGTAATATCAGAGTATAGCTTACAATATTACTATGGCAAAGGTTGTTAATTTAAATTTACCTCACACAATGCCTCAGAAGGGACAATGTTCGGATGAGACGGTGCAGTCTCAGATGGTACAGACTTCTGCATATGGAAAATTGAAATGTCAAACCGTTGATTGAATTAAATGGAAAAAAGAAGACTTGAAAAAGCAATGGtgtgtatataatatagtaACTAAATGATGTACACGTTTGTGAACTACATTACCTCCACAAGGACACAGCTCGGATCAGCAGGTGCCGTTTCAAATGGTCCAGACTTCTGCAGATGTAAACCGAGATCTCAAATCATTGACGGAAAGGAATGAAAAATATCGACATGGaatataaatgttttacatATTAGAGTATCGCTTCCAATGTTACTAAGCCAAAGGTTGTTAATTTAAATTTACCTCACACAATGTCTCTGTAGGGACAATGTTCGGATCAGAGGTTGCAGTCGCAGATGGTATAGACTTCTGCATTTTGAAAGCCGAAATGTCAAACCATTGATTGAATGGAATGGAAAAATGAAAACATGGAAAATCAATGGtgtgtatataatatagtaaataaatGATGTACACATTTGTGATCTACATTACCTCCACAGCAACCGCATTCCCATCAGTTTCTGATGAATCTTTTACATTTCTGATCGGTGCAGTACCATGATTGGTCTGAGGGGATGGAGAGGAATTGTGGTGGGCGAATGAGGGCATGTCGGGGCTGTAGCCACTAAACGGGTCATCAGGAAAGATGTCATCTCCGGTACTTGCCTTGCGCAAAATTGCAAACTCGGACTTAACAAACTTTTCAACCGCCGCAATAGAATCATTTGTGGCCTCTATGGACTTCATGACCTTGCTGACTTCATTAGAAATGTGATCTTTCATACTGACCATGTAGCCCTCAAACATCGGTATCATTAGCTCATCAAAAGCCTCCGCCACTTCTCTAACAAACTCGCGTGGTCCAGAAGATGCAGGCCGACCCCGAAGATGTGCCTCATCATGACTGCTATTTGGTTGGCCTCTTCCTTCACGAGAGTGCACGAACTCGTCACCACCGCCCTGCTGCCCATATTCCCTATCCATTTCTTCGGATTCCTGCTCATCACTCACCACAGTAGGAGATGGTTTCCCCTTCTTACCCTTCACATCCTCTGCTCTAACCCCACCAGCCCATGTGTTGTGTTCAAATGGATGGTCATCATGAACTAGTCCAACCATGTGACTTACAAATTCGTCTTCCTTGTCTCCCAACCCACGATATAAAACCTCACCAGCTTCATCTGTCCGAATAAGAAATCGCACAAATGcctgaaaaatgaaaatttcacAATTAGACGTAATAgcaatataaacaaatatttccaTTCCGATGGAATGGAAATGGACCCATAATCGAACAGAATAGAACAGTAACTGATTGTGAtactatcaatatttatataaggGAATGGAATGCTACATGATTATTATTAAATGTCGGACGAGGTATTTCACTCTGCTCAACTCCAAAAAAATGCATGTACAATTGGTACAACAGAAACCAAAGTAAAACACAACTAATCACTTTCACAAAATCTAATGCTGTGCAGAGAACAACttataaatatgaaaagatGGATGATTTAATTAGAAAATGTTACCTGGCCTTTTTGGTCCACTGCTTTTGATGATTCAACATTGACGCTGAATTTCCCATCAAGCAAGTCATGGATAACCTCTTCACTGCTTCTACGCTCCTCTTCAAAGGAGGGAACAACTCCCGACTTAAGTAGTATGGAGGGGCAAGCAGCAACAGTGACAAGAACCATGGCATGAGAAAATCCTTGGATAGCCATGGTGTCTTGTAAAACATAATGACTGGGGGGACGAGCTTTTGTACTGCGCACCGTGAGAAGAAATGACTCACGTCCCCATGGATAGGCCAGAAACTCATCCACATTCTCCAACATACGCACAACCTCCGGTCTGATATTCGTAATTCCACATGTGGGGCACAAAATACCTTCCACAAGCACCAACAAGGACAAGCGCAGACGGGTTAACGGGTCCTTGTATTTTTTTCCCTTCACAAGGCGGTCAATTATCCAGCTGGTGGTGGGCTTCTCCTCCTTTCCAAAGAGAACATCCCATATTGACGGTGATGAGGCCGAGGACTTGGAGGTAGAACATCCCTTCCCGCGCGTCCCTTTACCCTTCGACTTAAGGTGGACGTCCACTATTGGTCCACAATTGAGCCCTGTCACAAGTGCGAAGTCTTGAATAGCATAACGAATTGGCTTCCCAACGAAAAGCCACCAAAGTTCGAAGTCCTTCTCTGTTACCAACTGGCGTGAAAGGATGTAATGAAGAAACATAACGGAGAAGGTATGAGACCCCATCCTCATGACTTGCCCAAACTGTGATGCATTCAACAACGCAAGGTCCTCATCCTCCAATGCTCCCTTTATTGTTTCAATCCAACGGAGATGGAAGTAGTTGTTAACCCTTTTCCTGCCAGTGGGTTCAAAACCCGTCTCAAACAATCTACTTGGAAGCTCTAACTCCTCCATACCAATCCTGCATAAtgaaaacaaagagagaaagtGAGAATGGTTGACAGTGGGATATTTAATACAAAAATGAATATTCGAAAATACAATAGAACATCATATGGCACAGCTTATACTATTCCACCCCGGATGGAATATAATTATAAGCATACTATTATATTTGGTTCCGAATACATAGTACGCCTATTGGGAGTAAAAACAACGAGAACACACACATCTACCAATCCTATAATGACTAATGACGAAAATATTTCCATACTACATCATATAGTTCATATGTTAGTGAAAACTATTTCATTCTAAATGGAAATCTGAACTAAAAATCCAAACTATTCCGTATTAGTTTCGAATATTTTATACGCCTCCTCCTAGTAAAAACAATGAAACCACACACATTTACCAATTCTTTGAAGAATAATTCAGGAAATATTTTCATACCACAAAACATATTTCATAGGTAACTGAAAACTATTTCATTCGAAATGGAAACCTGAACTAAAAATCATTACTACTCCGTTTTATTTCGAGAACATAATACTCCTCTAGTAAAAACAATGAAACCTCACACAAGTCTATCAATTCTATGAAGacttataacaaaaatattaacatattacaACACATAGTTTATCAATAACTGAATACTATTTCATTCCAAATGGAAACAGGAGTGAAATCCATACTATTTTTACAGAAACCATTCCAAATCTAAAAATACTACACAGCTCTAGTTTGATTTACTACCCCACATATTTTACAGCGACATGAAacaattcaaattcaaaaaaccATGTCGGCAACAACCCGGGAACGCGCAAACCCTAATTCTATTTATCAAACTCATATGCAGACACAGAGTCTCGGTAACCGTAAGAATGGTTTCCGACAGGATCTATGGTACTATCTAATAGCATGTCAAACCCTATTTATGAGCAAATCGGAAAATTGGAATCCTACAAACAGAGGGGAAAGAGAGAACGGCAATACCTTACAGAGGGGGAAGAGGTAAGTGGGAGGAAGCAACAATATCGGAGTACACAACCACCGGCGGTATTATTCTCCTCCGCCGAGCCCGTAACCAAAAGAACCACCACACGATTGGAAGAGGGACCAACTGAGATAGAGTAAACTCGGATTAGATTCACCGGCGAACTGTGTGTGGAGTAGCGATAGCGGAATTGGGGATGGCGATTTTTGAGAGGGAGAGACGGGGAGGATGAAACCAAAGAGAGACTTTTTGTGGAAGGGGAAAAGACACGAGTTAGTATGCAggtaaattttctaattttttttttattttttcctatcAGGTCACCCGGTAATTAGAGAAGGATAGCATagtaatattatgtatttaagACGCCGTATAGAGTTCCGTTAGGTTAATTGGCTATTCTtctaattaatgtttttttcatgGCTATAGCACCTAATTCCCCATTTGTTAATTGCTCCATCGATTTTTTTCCTCAAGACtctgaaacaaatattttttaccgGCTATAACGTGCCAGCGTATCTTTCCAATTTCACAATCCAGCTAAAGAATTATTTGTAacagataaaaacaaaaacctcATCAACCTCAACAACCTGACTATATCTATCTTACACCTAGTCACTTTTCAGATCCATTACCAGCAATTTATAGGAGTTAAAGATCTTAAGGTTGTTGATATTTCTAACAATAAACCCAAGGGAAGGAGGCATCCCAGCCTCTCTTTCATGTTTGGCTAGACTTAGAGTCTTGAATCTTGCAAACAACTCATTCTCAGAGGATATTCCGCATGTTGATCTTCCAAACCTGAGGCAAATCACGCCTTTCAACCGTCAGCATAAATAGTTCTCCAATGATAACTTACTTGTGCATCACAACACTCGATTAATATCTCTTTTCTTCATCCAAATTAAAAacgcaaaaaataaaaatattagcgGTCGAACCATTTAAGCTAACTTTAATGCAGTTTAATGTTCAGAACATGTTTTTTTACCTGCACTCACTTctcttgctctctctctctctcttgagtTTTCCATCACTCTTCAGGAAAGGAATTACAGTGGAGACAGACACTTGGATTCGTGAGGGATAACTTTTGTTTCTGAAAGAACAAAGATGATTCTTTGATATTGCACTCACAtgtcttttcattttatttttggccTCACTTCTTCCTTGGTATCCAACTACAGCACCATATCCCATTGGTAGCCGCGTTTCAAGGGGAATATCTTGGGCCACGCTTGGAGCTGAATCTGTAAAAATATAGTCAATGGAGCCCATTAGAGCctttaaaatgaataaatttaaactaTGAATATCCATAAGTCAAGATCAAGATAGGAACGGTAGTGTCAACGCAAATATTCTTTGGTTTACCTGAAAGAACGGGACGTACAGAGCCTCTGCAGCAGTCGGTCTGTTGCATGGATCCCAGTGAAGAGCCACTGAAAAGATCATGCAAAAGGTAAGAGATTTGTGTCCGAGAATAAATGCACCTGATGGAGTACCACACAAACTGATACTAACCAAATTTTAATGTGTATACATAGGACTGTAGAAGTACTTCAGAAGCCCTTCACCTATCAGCACAAAGCTTTTAGAGTCAATAAGGCAGCTATGGTATGTCAACTAATCAGAATATGAGTCAGTGAAGTACaaatatacacacatatattaatattctgAAAAAAAGGGAATCAAATCTTTACCATGATTTTTTGAGACATGGTTGCAGAGATAAACACTGTCCATCTTTATAGCGGATGTTTGAAGCTTTGTATCGATTGACAACTCAAGGCTACCAATAAACTGGCTTAAGATTCATTTAAGAATCGCCTTCAGCATCGTTATATCCCACATACACTTCTCCATTAAATTTTTAGAGCTTCCAGCTTAATCATGCTTGCTTCTCTTGATTCCAACAATCTCTCCTGAAACCTGATCACAAACCCCAAATCAACATCTCAAAAGAATATCTTGCACTAAACTATAACTCATACTTACGGTTCACGAACCTACAAAGAAGAACACTTTTTATAGTCAGAGGCAAGAGATAAAGATTGTGAAAAAACCTTTGAATTGGAAGATGGTTGAGTCAACAAAGTTACAGACTCATCGCCATTACCATCTGAGATCAACTTTCTCGTCATGGAATTCTTTTTGAAGTCGGAACTCGATCTAAAAGACTAAAAGTTGGAAAAAATTATACTGTTAGGAAGTGTGAGGATGATGTTCAGGATGATGTGAGGATGTCGTATGAAGGCTGATCTTTTATAGGCAGAGAGACCTACCGCCTCTTGGGAGCATTGAATGAGACATCGTGCTTGATGTAGTTAAAAAGTTTCGTAGAGGCAATGAATTAAGACATCTTGTAACGTCTGGGAGGATAAGAACCAAAGACGAAACGACAAAATCGAAGCTTCACACAGAGCTTCTTCAAGATGATTCGTCTCACTCGACGTTCAGAAACAGCACTGTTGCTGGAAATTATCAAAGATTCGAGGATACATCTCGTGAAGAAGATGGAGAGACCAAAGGTCTAGCTCTTAATGGGCCAAAAATATTCCCGCTAAACCCATCAGAAAAAATGCAACTGAAAATTGTAATATGAGACGCAGCGTTTTGTCTAAAGGACACGTGTCACCTTGTAATGAACCTAATTAGTGACGTGGAAGGGCTGAGGATGGAGAGAACTGTACTTTATATAAATACTATGGCAGACCCGCCCGTAGTTTGATGGAACAAATTTTGTAAAAGATGTAATTTTGTGTCAATTTCCTCAAAGTCTACACTATAACTCAATTGCAACTGATTTGTCTTAACCCAGAGAAATCTCTTCAAAGTTATTGTAGTTTTGTAGAATGTTAGTAATTGATAttgagattgttt from the Raphanus sativus cultivar WK10039 unplaced genomic scaffold, ASM80110v3 Scaffold0106, whole genome shotgun sequence genome contains:
- the LOC130501143 gene encoding uncharacterized protein LOC130501143, with amino-acid sequence MHLAPLSAPLSDIPPPAAKVVTVPSDVSAPITEASSSSIVQTVLTQLKDDAGGQVSSAGDDVLNKNSTLIPKKGGRGGKDSTVVPPEGRTRYSKRDRHSPDFYTPGEGPTKQENKRVCRVPKEKVNEKEKKKEKEKIKKIANMKEKEKEKEVVPAVAVPTFPITESTPLIGGFTPFLPPNPVKRDAFLQAVKDSKSQEADLVPAFDLQTLMPIFDCSRVPSEKSLLKF